The following proteins come from a genomic window of Trypanosoma brucei gambiense DAL972 chromosome 1, complete sequence:
- a CDS encoding T. brucei spp.-specific protein, with product MWRVKPLVWLAARDVNTLRTVSSLHSRTRQEDVTISGNDKVTRNRGRNYAAAPSGCFRFDLPTASLHSELSRGRRYDVPKGKSCSGQWASKGKICTTTNNGRAAVGTGKEPSMGPLPSSRSSGTRFPVDYRRMKESRKVEAGNAVNSTISSSDSRAPSKRINVRVIALE from the coding sequence ATGTGGCGGGTGAAACCCTTAGTTTGGTTGGCTGCTCGCGATGTCAACACCCTCCGTACTGTCTCTTCACTTCACTCCAGAACCCGGCAAGAGGATGTCACCATCAGTGGAAATGACAAAGTGACAAGAAATAGGGGGCGTAACTACGCAGCGGCACCATCTGGATGCTTTCGCTTTGATTTACCGACTGCATCGCTGCATTCGGAACTTTCAAGAGGCCGTCGTTATGACGtaccgaagggaaaatcATGTAGTGGCCAATGGGCCTCAAAAGGTAAAATATGCACAACTACCAATAATGGGAGAGCTGCAGTGGGAACAGGTAAGGAACCTTCAATGGGACCGCTTCCATCTTCCCGGAGTTCCGGCACCCGATTCCCAGTTGATTATCGACGGATGAAAGAGTCTCGCAAGGTGGAGGCTGGTAATGCTGTGAATTCAACAATATCGAGTAGTGACAGCAGGGCACCGTCGAAACGAATTAATGTTCGAGTCATCGCTTTGGAGTAA